The Streptomyces sp. NBC_00691 genome has a segment encoding these proteins:
- a CDS encoding MarR family winged helix-turn-helix transcriptional regulator: protein MSDNPERSGPQAPQEPSLDEQIAAYQREFRDLDLQVEKVVSALGRLNRRMNVAYGRQLADLGISNAEWEVLKTLVLAGEPYRLGPGELAKRLGLTPAAMTHRIDRMAGEGLVTRDRDENNRVRVIVELTDEGRSKWLEAMRMATDFEEELLQDLTSDERGVLGEVLIRLLRRVELTQPDAGGRLTDLD from the coding sequence ATGTCCGACAACCCCGAGCGGTCCGGCCCGCAGGCTCCGCAGGAGCCGAGCCTCGACGAGCAGATCGCCGCCTATCAGCGCGAGTTCCGCGACCTCGACCTCCAGGTCGAGAAGGTCGTCTCCGCCCTCGGCCGGCTGAACCGACGGATGAACGTGGCGTACGGACGCCAGCTCGCCGACCTCGGCATCAGCAACGCCGAATGGGAGGTCCTCAAGACCCTGGTCCTCGCGGGCGAGCCCTACCGGCTGGGTCCGGGCGAGCTCGCCAAGCGGCTGGGCCTCACCCCGGCCGCCATGACCCACCGCATCGACCGCATGGCCGGCGAAGGCCTGGTCACCCGCGACCGCGACGAGAACAACCGCGTCCGCGTGATCGTCGAGCTCACCGACGAGGGCCGCTCGAAGTGGCTGGAGGCCATGCGCATGGCCACGGACTTCGAGGAGGAGCTCCTCCAGGACCTCACCTCGGACGAGCGGGGCGTCCTCGGCGAGGTCCTCATCCGGCTCCTCCGCCGCGTGGAGCTCACCCAGCCCGATGCCGGCGGCCGTCTGACGGACCTCGACTGA